In the Flavobacterium pallidum genome, one interval contains:
- the porD gene encoding type IX secretion system protein PorD, producing MRRIICFLLLVTGFANAQELNCEVRVNSERVGATNQQIFRTLEKSLNEFINKTKWSETEYKAKERIDCTMFINVASYSGDQFSATLQIQSSRPIYNSTYATPVFNFNDKDFNFKYVEFENLFFNPNSFDSNLISVMAFYANIIIGMDADTYSPLGGTDYFTAAQSIASTAQQGGYKGWSQQDGNQNRYFLINDLLSNTFAPIREVMYDYHLGALDTFGDNTKAGKEKIKTALMSLQKVYDLRPNAFLTRVFFDAKADEILSIFSAGPSVNISDLTEMLNKLSPLNSSKWSSIKF from the coding sequence ATGCGTAGAATTATCTGTTTTTTATTGCTTGTAACGGGCTTTGCCAATGCGCAGGAGCTCAATTGTGAGGTTCGGGTCAATTCTGAACGTGTTGGCGCAACAAACCAGCAAATCTTCAGGACGCTCGAAAAATCCCTGAACGAATTCATCAACAAGACAAAGTGGTCGGAAACAGAATATAAGGCAAAAGAGCGTATCGATTGCACGATGTTCATCAATGTGGCCTCTTACAGTGGTGACCAGTTTTCGGCAACATTGCAGATACAATCCTCACGCCCGATTTATAATTCGACGTATGCCACGCCGGTTTTTAACTTCAACGATAAGGACTTTAATTTTAAATATGTTGAGTTTGAGAACCTGTTTTTCAATCCCAACAGCTTTGATTCGAACCTGATTTCGGTGATGGCTTTTTATGCCAATATCATCATCGGGATGGATGCCGATACCTATTCCCCGTTGGGTGGCACCGATTATTTTACTGCTGCGCAATCCATAGCCAGTACCGCGCAGCAAGGCGGTTATAAGGGGTGGAGCCAGCAGGATGGCAACCAGAACCGTTATTTCCTGATCAATGACCTGCTGTCGAATACTTTTGCGCCAATCCGTGAAGTGATGTATGATTATCATTTGGGTGCGCTGGATACTTTTGGCGATAACACCAAGGCCGGAAAAGAAAAAATCAAGACAGCACTGATGTCACTCCAGAAGGTGTATGATTTGAGGCCAAATGCGTTTTTGACACGTGTTTTTTTCGATGCCAAAGCAGATGAAATCCTGTCGATTTTTTCAGCAGGGCCATCGGTAAATATTTCAGACCTTACGGAAATGCTGAACAAGCTCTCCCCGCTGAATTCCAGTAAATGGTCTTCTATTAAATTTTAG
- a CDS encoding DNA-directed RNA polymerase subunit omega, with amino-acid sequence MDLKKTNAPVNTITYNKSQIEEPTGNVYEAITIMAKRANQINSEIKKELTEKLEEFATYNDSLEEIFENKEQIEVSKFYEKLPKPHALAVQEWLDNKIYHKDSSK; translated from the coding sequence ATGGATTTAAAAAAGACGAATGCTCCGGTAAACACAATCACTTATAACAAAAGTCAGATTGAGGAACCAACCGGAAATGTGTATGAGGCAATCACGATTATGGCTAAAAGGGCAAACCAGATCAATTCTGAAATCAAAAAGGAACTGACAGAAAAATTGGAAGAGTTTGCTACTTACAATGACAGTCTGGAAGAAATCTTCGAAAATAAAGAACAGATTGAAGTGTCTAAATTCTATGAAAAACTTCCAAAACCACATGCTTTGGCAGTACAGGAATGGCTGGATAATAAGATCTACCACAAAGATTCCTCTAAATAA
- a CDS encoding T9SS type A sorting domain-containing protein: MKKSYLLLIVLFLCFQAKAQETCDTAIDLATLTSPYDGDTSTNTDDNLISCRNDGTAYTNTSPDQYFYIMVPSGSTLNIRQSANDYDSTVVLFYGDCTNRTEIKCFDDDDLQPVTWANDTGSDQTVYWIQDGYGSDSGSFTLEWSIIACINATATYTVVSDCANGPQFMIDVDITNLGSATSLTVTNDQGDAQATSATGVLSFGPFANGTPVVFTIANDQDAACTLTSNTLTQATCPPDCTAATPIANCGDEVMVTLVEGEGAWNPGSCGYDTLGTEFVYSFTPVETGEYSLEITAATGGYIDYFWKEASGSCDETGWTCIDDNNGAGIDPIGMLDAGVTYLFLLDSEGTGEKTATFKIKCPPTCYNGAATYTLTSDCPNGNEQFFVDVNITDMGTATSVTIADDQGSATQQTTSTGSFTFGPYPNNTNVIYTISNDNDATCVITSPAQTIIQCPPVNDEPAGAVLLTLDLGTSCGPNKITDISNASTSGSNSEVDPTCMDQYNPSNGNGDLWFYFVAPSSELTLNTSDIQGNIFSVSTALYSGTPGNFTEVGNCGNTATKAYTGLTVGETYYYRMWDYANDGIGSWSLCGWYLDCTNAAVTYDVVSDCANGEQFFATVIVNDMGSATSLTISDDQGSAPQTASAAGTYSFGPFPNNTPVIFTVANDQNPACTLTSPTQNQVACPPSNDECDAAIQVFAGSAVNEIINDLTNVGATGSPEATPTTCLGYAGGDVWYTLMVPPSGNVIIETSNSSSGDTGVDTVVTVYTGTCGNLTQIDCDDDDADTGAYSKVVITGQTPGDMLYLRIYEYNNDNAGAFGLTAYDESMLGVTGVDHSKFNAYPNPVTDILTVSYGQNITDVAVYNLLGQQVMTKKLNANTGQIDMSNISAGAYFVIVNTVDGTKTIKVLKK, from the coding sequence ATGAAAAAATCTTACTTATTACTAATCGTGCTATTTCTATGTTTTCAGGCAAAAGCCCAGGAAACATGCGACACTGCAATTGATTTAGCAACACTTACATCGCCCTATGATGGAGATACCTCCACAAATACGGATGATAACCTTATCAGCTGTCGAAACGATGGAACAGCTTACACCAACACTTCTCCTGATCAGTATTTTTACATTATGGTGCCATCAGGCTCCACATTGAACATCAGGCAGAGTGCGAATGATTATGACTCAACAGTCGTATTGTTTTATGGCGATTGCACGAACCGTACAGAGATCAAATGTTTTGACGATGATGATTTGCAACCAGTAACCTGGGCAAATGATACCGGAAGCGATCAGACGGTATATTGGATCCAGGACGGTTATGGTTCTGACAGTGGTTCTTTTACACTGGAATGGTCAATTATTGCATGTATTAATGCTACGGCAACGTATACGGTGGTTTCGGATTGTGCTAACGGTCCTCAATTCATGATCGATGTAGACATCACCAACCTTGGTTCTGCTACTTCACTGACTGTAACCAACGACCAGGGTGATGCCCAGGCTACATCGGCTACAGGTGTTTTATCGTTTGGTCCGTTTGCTAATGGCACTCCAGTTGTATTTACAATAGCTAACGACCAGGATGCTGCTTGTACACTTACTTCAAATACACTTACACAGGCGACATGTCCTCCTGATTGTACCGCTGCCACGCCAATTGCCAATTGCGGCGATGAAGTAATGGTAACTCTTGTTGAAGGAGAAGGAGCATGGAATCCAGGAAGCTGTGGATATGATACACTTGGTACTGAGTTTGTTTATTCATTCACTCCTGTTGAAACCGGAGAATACAGTCTTGAAATTACTGCAGCTACAGGTGGCTATATTGATTATTTCTGGAAAGAGGCTTCAGGAAGCTGTGACGAAACCGGCTGGACATGTATCGATGACAATAATGGTGCAGGCATAGACCCGATTGGAATGCTTGATGCCGGAGTTACCTACTTGTTCTTACTGGATAGCGAAGGAACAGGTGAGAAAACCGCAACCTTTAAAATTAAGTGTCCTCCAACATGTTACAATGGTGCAGCGACTTATACACTTACATCTGACTGTCCGAATGGAAACGAGCAATTTTTCGTTGATGTAAATATTACAGACATGGGAACTGCAACATCAGTTACCATTGCTGATGACCAGGGAAGTGCAACGCAACAGACTACTTCAACCGGAAGTTTTACTTTTGGTCCTTACCCAAATAACACCAATGTAATCTATACGATTTCAAACGATAATGATGCGACATGTGTAATCACAAGCCCAGCACAGACCATCATCCAGTGCCCACCTGTAAATGATGAGCCAGCCGGAGCAGTATTATTGACTTTGGATTTAGGAACTTCATGCGGGCCTAACAAGATCACCGATATTTCCAATGCATCCACTTCAGGCTCTAACAGTGAAGTTGATCCAACCTGTATGGACCAATACAATCCATCAAATGGCAATGGGGACCTTTGGTTCTATTTTGTAGCGCCTTCAAGTGAACTTACTCTAAATACTTCAGATATCCAGGGGAACATATTTTCTGTTTCCACAGCACTTTACTCAGGTACTCCGGGTAACTTTACTGAAGTTGGTAACTGCGGTAATACTGCGACAAAAGCTTACACTGGCCTGACAGTTGGTGAAACTTACTACTACAGGATGTGGGATTATGCAAACGACGGAATCGGTTCATGGAGCCTTTGCGGTTGGTACCTTGATTGTACTAATGCAGCTGTCACTTATGATGTGGTTTCAGACTGTGCCAATGGCGAGCAATTCTTTGCAACTGTAATCGTAAATGATATGGGATCTGCAACATCATTGACCATCAGTGATGATCAGGGAAGCGCGCCACAAACCGCCAGCGCAGCCGGAACTTATTCTTTTGGCCCTTTCCCAAACAATACACCAGTAATCTTTACTGTAGCGAATGACCAAAATCCAGCCTGTACATTAACAAGTCCAACACAAAACCAGGTAGCTTGTCCTCCTTCAAATGATGAGTGTGATGCTGCTATTCAGGTTTTTGCAGGATCTGCAGTAAATGAAATCATTAACGACCTTACCAATGTAGGTGCTACAGGTTCGCCTGAAGCTACTCCTACAACTTGTTTAGGTTATGCCGGAGGCGATGTCTGGTACACGCTTATGGTTCCTCCATCAGGAAACGTTATAATCGAAACTTCGAATTCTTCTTCAGGAGATACGGGTGTAGATACTGTAGTGACCGTTTATACCGGCACTTGTGGTAATCTTACCCAAATCGATTGTGACGATGATGATGCTGACACAGGGGCTTACTCAAAAGTTGTAATTACAGGACAAACACCAGGTGATATGCTTTACCTGAGGATTTATGAGTACAACAACGACAATGCGGGAGCTTTTGGCCTTACAGCTTATGATGAGTCTATGTTAGGGGTAACTGGGGTAGATCACAGCAAATTCAATGCTTACCCTAACCCGGTAACTGATATCCTTACTGTATCATACGGACAAAACATTACTGATGTTGCAGTTTACAATTTACTTGGGCAGCAAGTAATGACTAAAAAGTTAAATGCCAATACGGGACAAATCGATATGTCTAACATTTCAGCAGGCGCTTACTTTGTTATTGTAAATACAGTCGATGGAACAAAAACCATCAAAGTGCTGAAAAAATAA
- the recN gene encoding DNA repair protein RecN produces the protein MLVSLSIRNFALIEKLSIDFSGGFSVITGETGAGKSILLGALGLVLGKRADLSSLRRKEEKCVVEAHFDIAAYGLQEFFEQNDLDYEHLTILRREILPTGKSRAFINDSPVNLPELQDLGNFLIDIHSQHQTQELSDEQIQFRIIDAIAGNQEKISEFAALLKNYKSQKSDIAALTAKLQEANKEQDYNAFLLEELSGITLKPGLQQELESLHEQLSNVENIKESFSKALSLADNEQFGVVQNLKEVRASLQKIAGVSKDYESLSERINIALIDIDDVVSEINKHVEKLVDDPAQREAVGQQLQVIYNLQKKHQVGGVEELISIREQLEGKVIAADHLESAIRDLERQIEQSASELDSKADAIHRGRSEAIPLLSAQLTGILSQLGMPDARFNMQLTASSNYYGNGKDELQFLFSANKGSDFGLLKKVASGGEMSRIMLAVKAILAKYSKLPAIIFDEIDTGVSGEIANKMGEIMKAMSADMQVFAITHLPQIAAKGDEHFKVYKSVSDGQTQSDLKQLSMDERIMEIAEMLSGKDISESARNHAMALLG, from the coding sequence ATGCTCGTTTCGCTTTCCATCCGCAACTTTGCCCTGATTGAAAAATTATCCATCGATTTTTCCGGTGGATTTTCTGTTATTACAGGTGAAACCGGGGCAGGTAAATCCATTTTACTCGGTGCGCTGGGATTGGTTTTAGGCAAACGCGCCGACCTTTCCTCGCTGCGTAGAAAAGAAGAAAAATGCGTTGTTGAAGCCCATTTCGATATTGCTGCTTATGGATTGCAGGAATTTTTCGAACAAAACGATTTAGACTACGAGCACCTGACGATACTGCGCCGGGAAATCCTTCCTACAGGAAAATCGCGCGCCTTCATAAACGACAGCCCGGTAAACCTGCCGGAACTCCAGGATTTGGGTAATTTCCTGATCGACATCCATTCGCAACACCAGACACAGGAACTTTCTGACGAGCAGATCCAGTTCAGGATTATTGATGCGATTGCGGGAAATCAGGAAAAAATAAGTGAATTCGCGGCATTGTTGAAAAATTATAAAAGCCAGAAAAGCGACATTGCAGCACTTACCGCTAAGCTTCAGGAGGCGAATAAGGAACAGGATTATAATGCTTTTTTGCTGGAAGAATTGTCGGGGATTACACTTAAACCCGGTTTGCAGCAGGAATTGGAAAGTTTACATGAACAGTTAAGCAATGTTGAAAATATAAAGGAATCATTTTCAAAAGCGCTTTCGCTTGCAGATAATGAGCAGTTCGGTGTGGTGCAAAATCTCAAGGAGGTCAGGGCATCACTACAAAAGATTGCCGGTGTTTCAAAAGATTACGAATCACTATCCGAAAGAATCAACATCGCGCTGATTGATATTGACGATGTGGTTTCGGAAATCAACAAACACGTCGAAAAACTGGTGGATGACCCTGCCCAGCGCGAAGCGGTCGGCCAGCAGTTGCAGGTGATTTATAATCTGCAGAAAAAGCACCAGGTGGGCGGTGTCGAGGAATTGATTTCGATCCGTGAGCAGCTTGAGGGTAAGGTAATCGCGGCGGATCATCTCGAGTCGGCGATTCGGGACCTGGAACGGCAGATTGAGCAAAGTGCGTCGGAACTGGATTCAAAGGCTGATGCCATACACAGGGGCAGGAGCGAAGCCATTCCGTTGTTGTCAGCGCAATTGACCGGCATATTGTCGCAACTGGGCATGCCCGATGCCCGATTCAATATGCAGTTGACGGCATCCTCAAATTATTATGGCAATGGGAAAGACGAACTGCAATTCCTGTTTTCAGCAAATAAAGGTTCGGATTTCGGGTTGTTGAAAAAAGTGGCTTCTGGCGGCGAAATGTCGAGGATTATGCTGGCTGTAAAAGCGATTCTGGCGAAATATTCCAAACTGCCCGCCATTATCTTTGATGAGATCGATACGGGCGTTTCCGGTGAAATTGCGAATAAGATGGGCGAAATCATGAAAGCGATGAGCGCCGACATGCAGGTTTTTGCCATCACGCATTTGCCGCAGATTGCCGCGAAAGGCGACGAGCATTTTAAAGTGTACAAATCGGTGTCGGACGGGCAGACGCAATCTGATTTGAAACAACTTTCCATGGACGAGCGCATTATGGAAATTGCGGAAATGCTTTCCGGTAAAGATATTTCCGAATCGGCGCGGAACCACGCGATGGCGTTGTTGGGCTGA
- a CDS encoding T9SS type A sorting domain-containing protein, with product MKKITLLTFILGFSSFISAQCLNSTNGQYPAATYTAATCDGNTVNNVTTLGFADEYSKVNVVSGETYQFSSSVASDVITISDEEGTTSLAYGENGYVLWVSDVDGVVRFYTHKDNTCAGDGTTFRVRKMICGTPPSCLPASGADVSAVGLDTATLIWNASNTGPADGYDYILTQDSTAPDANSTPDATLPAGTLTVDFSALSELTHYYFWVRANCGGGDVSTWVGTDFTTLGPPPVNDDATGALPLTLDIGTACGAGKITGISNANTTPSAEIDPTCMDQYNPSFGNGDMWYMIQAPATSFTINISDITGQIITVSSALYSGTPGNLTETGTCGNAATKTYSNLNTGDTYYLRVWDYANDGIGTFSICGWYIDCENPTATFTPAFDCANAQFNVDVDVTDLGTATSLTISDDQGSANQSASAAGTYTFGPYPEGTSVVITIANDQSTFCSINSGTLQSACPPVNDDPAGAIELTLDLGTSCGANKITGISNAATTGSDAEVDPSCTDQYNPSNGNGDLWYYFVAPSSTVTLNVSDIAGGIFTVSNVLYSGTPGNFTEVGVCGNAATKTYTDLTAGDTYYFRVWDYGNDGIGTFSICGWYLDCVNATATYSVVSDCANGEQFLVDVNVTDMGSASSLTISDNQGSAPQTANAAGTYTFGPFANGTSAIFTVQNDQNAACVLTSAAQIQVACPPSNDDCSNAIAITSLPYSNTQDATGATNNAGFITTCTNAMNDGVWYTVVGDGGDITIDLNPTAWDPQIGVYTGTCGALVCVGTVDNGFAAGDPETYTITGSVPGTMYYINAGHYSGATNSLEGVMDIEVTSTALNVGDNVFTTLKVYPNPVKNILNLSGTKNISSVSVFNMLGQQMLTKNVNANESQIDMAHLASGTYFVKVSAENHVKTIKVVKQ from the coding sequence ATGAAAAAAATTACTTTATTAACTTTTATTTTAGGCTTTTCGTCGTTTATTTCGGCGCAATGTCTGAATTCAACCAACGGGCAATACCCCGCGGCGACTTACACGGCAGCTACCTGTGATGGTAATACCGTAAACAATGTCACCACCTTAGGATTCGCGGATGAATACTCCAAGGTGAATGTTGTTTCTGGTGAGACTTACCAATTTTCAAGCTCTGTTGCCAGCGACGTAATCACGATTTCGGATGAAGAAGGTACTACTTCTTTGGCGTATGGTGAAAACGGTTATGTTCTTTGGGTATCTGATGTGGATGGTGTGGTCAGGTTTTACACACATAAAGACAATACGTGTGCGGGTGACGGCACTACTTTCCGCGTCAGAAAAATGATTTGTGGAACACCTCCGAGCTGTTTGCCTGCGAGCGGTGCGGATGTTTCTGCTGTAGGTCTGGATACCGCTACCTTGATATGGAATGCCTCAAACACGGGGCCTGCTGACGGTTATGACTATATCCTTACGCAAGACAGCACGGCTCCTGATGCCAATTCAACGCCTGATGCAACATTGCCAGCGGGAACATTGACGGTAGACTTTTCTGCGCTTAGCGAACTGACCCACTATTATTTCTGGGTACGTGCCAATTGTGGCGGCGGTGATGTAAGTACCTGGGTAGGTACAGATTTTACTACCCTTGGCCCGCCACCTGTAAATGATGATGCTACCGGAGCACTTCCGTTAACGCTGGACATCGGAACAGCTTGTGGTGCCGGTAAAATTACTGGGATTTCGAATGCCAATACGACACCATCAGCTGAAATCGATCCTACCTGTATGGACCAATACAATCCATCATTCGGGAATGGCGACATGTGGTATATGATCCAGGCTCCGGCTACGTCTTTTACGATTAATATTTCGGACATTACCGGACAGATCATTACAGTTTCAAGTGCGCTATATTCGGGGACACCTGGAAATCTTACGGAAACTGGAACCTGTGGAAATGCCGCTACAAAGACATACAGCAACCTGAATACCGGTGATACTTACTATCTGAGGGTTTGGGATTATGCTAATGACGGTATTGGTACATTCAGTATCTGTGGATGGTATATCGATTGTGAGAATCCAACGGCAACTTTCACTCCGGCGTTCGACTGTGCCAATGCACAATTCAATGTTGACGTTGATGTAACAGACTTGGGTACTGCAACATCATTGACCATTTCTGATGACCAGGGTAGTGCAAACCAGTCGGCAAGTGCTGCCGGCACATATACTTTCGGACCATATCCTGAAGGAACATCTGTAGTGATTACTATTGCAAATGATCAAAGCACTTTTTGTTCTATTAACAGTGGAACGCTTCAAAGTGCCTGTCCTCCTGTTAATGATGACCCTGCAGGTGCTATTGAATTGACACTTGATCTGGGGACATCCTGCGGTGCTAATAAAATTACGGGCATATCGAATGCAGCAACAACTGGTTCAGATGCTGAAGTTGATCCTTCTTGTACAGATCAATACAATCCTTCAAATGGAAATGGCGATCTATGGTATTATTTTGTAGCGCCATCTTCTACAGTTACCCTTAATGTTTCTGATATTGCGGGTGGAATCTTTACAGTATCCAATGTGCTTTATTCAGGTACGCCAGGTAATTTTACTGAAGTCGGGGTTTGCGGAAATGCAGCTACCAAGACCTACACTGACCTGACGGCAGGGGATACTTATTATTTCAGGGTATGGGATTATGGAAATGACGGCATCGGTACTTTCAGTATTTGCGGATGGTACCTTGATTGTGTCAATGCGACGGCAACTTACAGCGTGGTTTCTGATTGTGCCAATGGCGAGCAATTCCTTGTAGACGTGAATGTTACGGATATGGGATCTGCGTCATCGCTGACTATTTCAGACAACCAGGGAAGTGCTCCTCAGACAGCAAATGCTGCCGGAACTTATACTTTCGGTCCTTTCGCTAACGGAACTTCTGCGATTTTTACAGTACAAAATGATCAGAATGCAGCTTGTGTGCTTACCAGCGCAGCACAGATACAAGTTGCGTGTCCTCCTTCGAATGATGATTGTTCCAATGCCATTGCAATAACGTCGTTACCTTACAGCAACACTCAGGATGCAACTGGTGCTACCAACAATGCCGGCTTTATTACTACCTGTACCAATGCGATGAACGATGGTGTATGGTATACAGTTGTTGGAGACGGTGGAGATATCACGATTGATTTAAATCCTACAGCCTGGGATCCTCAAATAGGAGTTTATACAGGAACCTGCGGAGCTTTGGTATGTGTCGGCACTGTTGATAACGGTTTTGCTGCCGGTGATCCTGAGACTTACACTATTACAGGCTCTGTTCCAGGGACAATGTATTATATCAATGCAGGACATTACAGCGGTGCTACAAATAGTCTTGAAGGTGTAATGGATATTGAAGTAACTTCCACGGCATTGAATGTTGGAGACAATGTGTTTACTACGCTTAAGGTGTATCCTAATCCTGTGAAGAACATATTGAATCTTTCAGGAACCAAAAATATTTCAAGTGTTTCCGTTTTCAATATGCTTGGACAGCAAATGCTGACCAAAAATGTGAATGCGAATGAGAGTCAGATTGATATGGCACATCTGGCTTCTGGAACTTACTTTGTAAAAGTTTCAGCAGAAAATCATGTGAAAACCATTAAAGTGGTAAAACAGTAA
- the fabV gene encoding enoyl-ACP reductase FabV: MVIEPRMRGFICLTAHPDGCAKSVKNQIEYVKSKGSVDGAKKVLVIGASTGFGLASRITSAFGSGAATIGVFFEKPPSEGKTASPGWYNSAAFEKEAKSAGLYAKSINGDAFSDEVKQQAMDMIKADLGQVDLVIYSLASPVRTDPKTGILHRSTLKPIGNTFTNKTVDFHTGNVTQVSIEPANEEEIANTVKVMGGEDWAMWIDALKAAGLLAQGAMTIAYSYIGPAVTEAVYRKGTIGRAKDHLEATAFSITDSLKDIGGKAYVSVNKALVTQASSAIPVIPLYISLLYKIMKEKGIHEGCIEQIQRLFQDRLYADGGIPTDDQGRIRIDDWEMRDDVQEKVAALWERSTTETLPGIGDLAGYKNDFLNLFGFEFAGVDYMADANEMVSVESIP; this comes from the coding sequence ATGGTAATAGAGCCAAGAATGCGCGGATTTATCTGCCTTACGGCGCACCCGGACGGCTGTGCGAAGAGTGTTAAGAATCAAATTGAATATGTGAAATCGAAGGGAAGCGTTGACGGTGCCAAAAAGGTTTTGGTGATCGGGGCTTCTACAGGATTTGGACTCGCGTCGAGGATTACAAGTGCTTTTGGGTCAGGGGCAGCAACCATTGGGGTTTTCTTTGAGAAACCACCAAGCGAAGGCAAGACTGCTTCACCGGGCTGGTACAATTCGGCGGCATTTGAAAAAGAAGCCAAAAGTGCAGGCCTTTATGCCAAAAGCATTAATGGCGATGCCTTTTCTGACGAGGTGAAGCAGCAGGCGATGGATATGATCAAGGCTGATTTAGGCCAGGTAGACCTGGTGATTTACAGCCTGGCTTCGCCGGTGCGTACCGATCCGAAGACGGGCATTCTACATCGTTCGACTTTGAAGCCGATCGGGAATACATTTACAAACAAGACCGTCGATTTCCATACCGGAAACGTAACGCAGGTAAGTATTGAGCCGGCGAACGAAGAAGAAATTGCCAATACAGTAAAAGTAATGGGCGGAGAAGACTGGGCGATGTGGATCGATGCGTTGAAAGCTGCAGGCCTTTTGGCACAGGGTGCGATGACGATTGCGTATTCATATATCGGGCCGGCGGTTACGGAAGCGGTGTACAGGAAAGGGACAATCGGGCGTGCGAAGGACCACCTTGAGGCGACGGCATTTTCGATCACGGACAGTTTGAAGGATATCGGCGGGAAAGCGTATGTTTCAGTGAATAAGGCATTGGTGACGCAGGCGAGTTCTGCGATTCCGGTGATTCCGCTGTATATCTCGCTGCTTTATAAGATCATGAAAGAAAAAGGTATTCACGAAGGCTGTATCGAGCAAATCCAGCGGCTGTTCCAGGACAGGCTCTATGCTGACGGCGGAATCCCGACTGATGACCAAGGCCGGATCAGGATCGACGACTGGGAAATGCGCGACGATGTGCAGGAAAAAGTGGCGGCATTGTGGGAGCGGTCTACGACGGAAACGCTGCCTGGAATAGGCGATTTGGCGGGATATAAGAACGATTTCCTGAATTTATTCGGGTTTGAATTCGCTGGAGTGGATTATATGGCCGATGCAAACGAAATGGTCTCTGTGGAAAGCATACCATAA
- the coaBC gene encoding bifunctional phosphopantothenoylcysteine decarboxylase/phosphopantothenate--cysteine ligase CoaBC codes for MSVLSGKKILLGVSGGIAAYKTAGLLRLFIKAGAQVQVIMTPASKDFVTPLTLSTLSKNPVHSTFYNEDSEEAVWNNHVDLALWADLMLIAPATANTLSKMASGACDNLLMAAYLSAKCPVYFAPAMDLDMYRHQSTLQNFHALKQFGNIMIPAESGELASGLSGEGRMAEPENIIAFIEKDIESKLPLKGKKILITAGPTYEAIDPVRFIGNHSSGKMGFDLAETAAGLGATVILITGPTHFSAKNPNIDTVRIISANDMYEACHKFYGDVDVAIAAAAVADYRPKFVAEEKIKKTAEAFTIEMEKTQDILASMGQIKKNQFLIGFALETENEIENAKLKITKKNLDLIVLNSLRDEGAGFGKPTNKITFIDKDFNIEPMDLKSKEAVAEDILNKVITHFNA; via the coding sequence ATGTCAGTTTTAAGCGGTAAAAAAATATTACTGGGTGTTTCTGGTGGCATCGCCGCATATAAAACTGCAGGTTTATTAAGACTTTTTATAAAAGCAGGCGCACAGGTCCAGGTGATCATGACGCCTGCTTCTAAGGATTTTGTCACACCACTGACACTTTCCACACTCTCCAAAAATCCGGTTCATTCCACTTTCTATAATGAAGACAGCGAAGAGGCCGTCTGGAATAATCATGTCGATTTAGCACTTTGGGCAGACCTTATGCTCATCGCTCCCGCTACTGCAAATACCTTATCGAAAATGGCTTCCGGAGCATGCGATAACCTGCTTATGGCGGCTTATCTGTCTGCGAAATGCCCGGTTTACTTTGCCCCGGCCATGGATCTGGATATGTACAGGCATCAATCGACGCTGCAAAACTTCCATGCATTGAAACAATTCGGGAACATTATGATTCCGGCTGAAAGCGGAGAACTTGCAAGCGGACTTTCAGGAGAAGGCCGTATGGCCGAACCCGAGAATATCATTGCGTTTATCGAAAAGGATATTGAATCCAAATTACCCTTAAAAGGAAAAAAAATACTGATTACTGCGGGTCCTACATACGAAGCAATAGATCCTGTACGTTTTATAGGGAATCATTCTTCAGGGAAAATGGGTTTTGACCTTGCGGAAACGGCAGCAGGATTGGGGGCAACAGTGATTTTGATTACGGGTCCGACGCATTTTTCAGCTAAAAATCCGAACATTGACACTGTTAGGATTATTTCTGCAAATGATATGTATGAAGCCTGCCACAAGTTTTATGGCGATGTAGATGTAGCGATTGCCGCAGCTGCAGTCGCCGATTACAGGCCGAAATTTGTTGCGGAGGAAAAGATTAAGAAAACCGCTGAAGCGTTTACGATCGAAATGGAAAAGACACAGGACATCCTTGCTTCGATGGGACAAATCAAGAAAAACCAGTTCCTGATCGGATTCGCATTGGAAACTGAAAATGAGATTGAGAATGCCAAGCTGAAAATCACGAAAAAAAACTTAGATTTGATTGTTTTAAATTCGCTTCGTGATGAAGGCGCAGGTTTTGGTAAGCCAACAAACAAGATCACATTCATAGATAAGGATTTCAATATCGAGCCGATGGATCTCAAATCAAAGGAAGCCGTTGCTGAAGATATCTTAAATAAAGTAATAACACATTTCAATGCGTAG